From Corynebacterium sp. BD556, the proteins below share one genomic window:
- a CDS encoding aminotransferase class I/II-fold pyridoxal phosphate-dependent enzyme, which translates to MSLLDLETNELKELAADVRGRYEELKAKNLNLDLTRGKPSAEQLDFSNEVLGLPGKDTYRDKTGADVRNYGNLQGIVDIRELWAEVLGVDAANVIAGDSSSLNIMFDLISWAFTFGTNDSERAWREEEAVKWICPVPGYDRHFAITEQFGFEMVSVPMLDDGPDVDAIERLVQDPQVKGMWAVPLFGNPTGVIYSREVVERLAAMETAAPDFRIVWDNAYAVHTLDGELPENPDVIALSAAKGHPNRFWYMSSTSKITLAGAGVSFFASSQENLDWYASIAGIRGIGPNKVNQLAHARFFGDAEGVRALMRRHAGSLEPKFRAVIDILESRLGEFSVARWTQPQGGYFISLDVLDGTATRVWELAKDAGITLTKAGSAFPHGVDPNDRHIRLAPSLPPLAEIVEAMDGVATCVLLAAVEKLGA; encoded by the coding sequence ATGTCCCTCCTTGACCTTGAGACGAACGAGCTGAAAGAACTCGCGGCGGATGTGCGTGGGCGCTATGAGGAGCTGAAAGCCAAGAACCTCAATCTTGATTTGACCCGCGGCAAGCCTTCGGCGGAGCAGCTTGACTTCAGCAATGAAGTGCTTGGGCTGCCAGGTAAGGACACGTATAGGGACAAGACGGGCGCGGATGTGCGCAACTACGGAAATCTGCAGGGCATTGTGGATATTCGTGAGTTGTGGGCGGAGGTGCTCGGCGTGGATGCCGCGAATGTCATCGCTGGTGATTCTTCTTCGCTGAACATCATGTTCGATCTGATCTCCTGGGCTTTCACCTTCGGCACGAACGATTCTGAGCGTGCTTGGCGCGAGGAGGAGGCGGTGAAGTGGATTTGTCCGGTGCCGGGCTATGACCGTCACTTTGCCATTACTGAGCAGTTTGGCTTCGAGATGGTTTCTGTGCCGATGTTGGACGATGGTCCGGACGTTGATGCTATTGAGAGGCTTGTGCAGGATCCGCAGGTGAAGGGCATGTGGGCTGTGCCGCTGTTTGGTAACCCGACGGGTGTGATCTACTCGCGTGAGGTAGTTGAGCGCCTCGCGGCGATGGAGACTGCGGCGCCGGATTTCCGCATCGTGTGGGATAACGCCTACGCTGTGCACACGCTTGATGGGGAGTTGCCGGAGAACCCGGATGTGATTGCGTTGTCGGCGGCGAAGGGCCACCCGAACCGGTTTTGGTATATGAGCTCCACCTCGAAGATTACCTTGGCGGGTGCAGGTGTGTCCTTTTTCGCTTCTTCACAGGAGAACCTCGACTGGTACGCCTCCATCGCAGGTATTCGCGGGATCGGGCCGAATAAGGTCAATCAGCTTGCCCACGCGAGGTTTTTTGGCGACGCGGAAGGTGTCCGAGCTTTGATGCGCAGGCATGCGGGTTCGTTGGAGCCGAAGTTCCGTGCGGTCATCGACATTCTCGAAAGTCGTTTGGGTGAGTTCAGTGTGGCGAGGTGGACGCAGCCGCAGGGCGGCTACTTCATCTCTCTTGATGTGCTTGATGGTACTGCTACTCGTGTGTGGGAGTTGGCCAAGGATGCTGGCATTACGCTGACTAAAGCGGGTTCGGCTTTTCCGCACGGTGTGGACCCAAATGACCGCCACATCCGTTTGGCGCCGTCGTTGCCGCCGCTTGCTGAGATTGTTGAGGCGATGGATGGTGTGGCGACGTGTGTGTTGCTGGCTGCCGTCGAAAAGCTTGGTGCGTAA